Proteins from a genomic interval of Methanohalophilus levihalophilus:
- a CDS encoding DUF1699 family protein — protein MKIRVVSSKEEINTLNEDEEIVHLAFRPSNTDIFTLVLKCPKVKALHIPSSYKRTISSSAKMYLEMQGIELLEGDVWGHRKDINEYSEVSRNVYDRIDEYRKEGLAEDKIADKMVKETRLSPDFINFIMQQQ, from the coding sequence ATGAAAATACGTGTAGTTAGCTCAAAAGAAGAAATAAACACATTAAATGAAGATGAGGAAATTGTGCATCTCGCATTCCGTCCTTCAAACACGGACATCTTCACCCTTGTGCTCAAATGCCCAAAGGTGAAAGCATTGCACATACCCAGCTCTTACAAGAGAACAATATCCTCTTCCGCAAAAATGTATCTTGAAATGCAGGGAATAGAGCTTCTTGAAGGCGATGTCTGGGGACACAGGAAGGATATCAACGAGTATTCCGAAGTATCCAGGAACGTCTATGACCGCATTGACGAATACAGGAAGGAAGGGCTTGCAGAAGACAAAATTGCCGATAAAATGGTAAAAGAAACCAGACTCAGCCCTGATTTCATCAACTTCATAATGCAACAGCAATAA